The genomic segment TTCCCCATATTAAGATTAAATGCGTTTCACATCACACTCGTGCCATCATTCATCCCCCTTTAATGATATATAGGATTCTGTGCTATGTACAATGTAAACATCtgggctcaaaaaaaaaaaaagtcaagaacCCGCCGCGCCACCAAATATCCcaggatttttcttttttagtggAACTAAGAGATGATAAAGGGAGACGGAGCAACGTCAATAACTCATTGAAAGTTCCCATTAGCCAATGAGTTTGCATATGCAAGCATGTTAGAAGATAAACAAATGTAATGCTCAAATGTTTAATATTGCAGGCGACACCAACATCAGTGCAGAAAATACAGGGCAGGGTGTGCCATGAGGAAAAGAAAAAGACTGGTGAGTGGATTGAGAGaggaacaaaacaaataagttagTCATTAATGCTTACTCGAAATCATCAAGCAGTACCAAGACAGAACTACGCAAGATTCAATCTTCGAAGGTTAAAGTGCAGACCAACATTAAGGACCTGAGGAGGGTTTTTGAACAGGGGAGTTGGTGATTGGTTGGCAGAGTAGAAATACAGAGACCCAGCAATTTCTTATTAGTTTCAGCAACCTGGTTGTAAGCACTATACATCATAAAGCGCACATGCTCATTGGCAACACACAGGCACATGAAACACACAGCCCATTCACGCTGgttactctcagaaataaaacacGTGCTCCGTTTTTCTTTCTGGCACACTACGAGTCCTCATCAGTGTCCCTGCTTCTCTTGTAAATTGGTACGTTGATGCTATGAAAGGCAGGAACCCAGCGGTTATCATGAAGTCCCACATTGCAACCAAGAGAGTCCTTGTGAGACCTACGGCAGCACATCCAGTAGCCCGGGCCGTAAGGTAGAGACTGGCAGTAGGGCTTATGATGCCAACGGCAGAGCGAAACATCACCACGGTCATATCGCTTCTTGCACTGCTTGCAGGGATCATCTTTGTAGCGTGGGTCAATAACCCAACGAGAGTCCGCAGGCCGTACACCGTAACTCTCAatgatacatttaaagtaatggcaGGTGCACTTGAGGGCGGCCAGGCTCTCAGTAGGCAGCAAGCAGAAGATTTTAACAATGATGTGGTGCGGCAGGAAAGCCATGTACTGCTGAGGCTCCAAAAGCAGCTGGATCTTGAAGCGAGTTTCTAAGAATTCATGAGACACTAGGCGGCGTAATGGAAAAGGCACAGGCTCCTGACTAACTAAACAAGTCTCCCTGCTTTCGGTTTCCTCAAAGATTCGATGGTTTTGGATTTCACTCGCAAGTTCATCCCTAATCTCCTCTGTGAAAGACGCTTTAATGTCCACAGGAAGCTTATGTATGCGAGAAGGCTCTTTGTTCAAAGATCTGCTCTTTAAGGAGGGCAGGTGCTGCGCCTTCGGAGGCTGAGGAGAGGATTTGGCAAAGAACAACATGCCTGGTAGAGGTTCCTCACTACTCTCTGAGCTGGCATCCTTTGGTGAGGACTGCAGGTTGTTTACAGTCTCAACAGCTGTGCAAGTTTCCAGTCGTGCAATACAAGAAGTTTCTTTCTCCTCGGGGGCACAGATGTCAAGCTCACACTTTGTGATCTCTATCAACTCAAGGGTCTTAATTTGGGAACTCCGTTTGTCAAAATCACTTCCGAGTTCCTGTGGGACACTTTCAACTCCAGAGTCCTGAGGATCAGTAGGTGACACGGGCTGTGATTGCAGTGGGTAAGGTTCTGATCCAGCCAGAAGCACACGCCCCACTTTCCTCCGTAAACTGTTGTTTCGAGAGAGCTCTCCTCCATTTTCACGGAGGTTTTGTCTGTTCAGGCACTGCGATTCCAACTTGGCCACCATATCCAGAACTCGAATGGACTCGCCTTCCTCTTCCTGGACTTCTAGCTGTTCTTTAGCCTTGGACTGTTGCTCGTCAGGCTGGGTGATGCTTCCAACTTTGGACAGAATAATAGTGCTGGTGCTGCGTAAAGATGGGGATTTGGAACCAATCTGCTGATCATTGGCCATTTGCTCCAAGTATGCCACCATCTCCACAACAGAGACTGTCTTTTCatcctcctctccctcagtctTGACTGCATCCTCTGCAAGTCCTTGGCAAGGATTAATGTTCTCACAGTGGGCCTCTTGTTGAAGTACGTTGTGCATTTCAAGTTTTGGGGAAAGAGGTTCCAAAATTTTCAACTTGTCCGGGTTTTCAGATCTTCTCCTACGCTTAGGCAAAGAACAGTCAACATCCCAGCAACCTTTGTTTTTTACAGAAGCTGTCCGCAGCTCAGGGGCAATGGCTTCTGTTTCTGAGCCATCGTCAATAACACTATCGCAAGTACTGCTGCACATTTGAGATGCAAAAATAGCAATTTTCTCTTTTGTGTTACCAGGTTTAATGACAGCCCATATATCCAAAGATCCCTCTTCATCCTCTCCTTGATAGATCCCAAGTGAGCCTTCATTCTCCAAACCAGTCGAAGGTGAGAGCAGGACTAAAGAACTAGTAAATGTTGTGATGGGAAGTGATTTGCTTTTGCGGGCCCCACTAACTCTAGTTGGTACATTGCTTCCACTGTTGGTATTACATCGGAGGGTGTTGGGGGAGATGACACCGAGGGGACACCGGTTGGCTGTGCCGTTGCCAGGTGAGCCCATAAGGCCACACGACTGGTGAACGCCCCACTCTTTCCTGAGTACTCCCTGCTGGTCGGCATGGAGGCCTCGTGTTGCATCGCGCACAGATTCCCGATGTATCTCTTTATCTTGTGGTTTAGGGTATGGCTTGAGGTGCATGTTGTTCAACCTAAACAAAGGGAATAAATGCAAAGAATTTTAAAACAAATCCAATGTGccacattaaaataaacagattaatTACGAGAAAAAGGCTTTATACAATTTCAATCCAATAATAAAGACAATAATACTGTatgatgtaaaataagattattGCTCAATTGAGAATTTGAATTGCAGTTAATAGCTGAATAATTCAAGGTCACCAACTGATCCAAGGTCACaaactaagtgaagtttcacaaactaattttgagaggagcacataATATGATTGGCTTGAATGGGGGACCAATCAAATCATTCCAAATTTAACATGAATATCCCATCTAactttactcccttatcttcgtgttttttttttttttatgacaaaaaGTACAGTACATTACAGGTATTCAATGACAAAGGTATTTTGgtggttttttttttgcttttttttttttttgctttttttgaacCAGACATTAATTTGAGACAGACAAatgaacataataaaaattattatgaaaaggtagtggattaaataaaaaacaataaaatgaatacagataaataaataaataaataaataaaaaatggggtGTTGAGAATTTATGGTTGGAGGAGTACAATATGATGGTTGGAGGAGTACATTAGTCTCAATATGATTTATTAGAGGGTcctttgttttaaaaattttttaggTTGGTCCTCtgagaaaatataattttttttttctgttttcaaaaatagcaTTACATCACTAAGCCAAAGTGACAGTTTAGGTGGCATTGGTGATTTCCACTCCATAAGAATTCTTCTGGCTTTTAATGTTACAAAGGCAAAGGCGTTTTCTATTTCTTTGGCTACATGGATGTCATTTGGTACTCCAAAAAAAGCCATTACCGGATTAGGTTGAATTCTTAAATTGAAGGCTGAGTTTAAAATCTCAAATATTGAAGACCAAAATTTATCTTCGTTTTTTGAAGACATAAATTAAACAGCCATGTCattctgcagcccaagaccagttactcactgaagctaagcagggctgagtctggtcagtacctggatgggagaccacatgggtaagctaggttgctgttggaagtggtgtcagagaggccagcagggggtgctcaacctgggGTCTATGTGAGtcataatgccccagtatagtatcACTGTGAGTGAGCAGTCTTTCGAATGAaatgttaaaccgaggttctgactctctgtggtcattagaaACCTCATGGCACTTCTAGTAAAGAgaaggggtgtaaccccagtgtacTGGCCAAAGTTCCTCAATCGGCCCTTaggatcatggcctcccaatcatcccatccgctgaattggctctatcaatgtctcttcactccaccaatgactggtgtgtggtaagtgcacttgcaccgttgtcctgtgactgcagtcacatcatccaagtggatgatgCACACTGATGGTGGCGTACATTACTCCCGTTTCCTCCCAAAGACATGAGAAataagcaaattaaaaaaaacaataggtaAAGTATAGGAGTACTTTAGTATTGAGCTTTCACCACGTGGGTATGCACTGGAGTGGTTGGCGGTCTATTCCTCTAGGTGCCCATGATAatagaactacctgatctcgtacccccacacatgctcattgaccaggcgggagccttgtgCTCAATTATCTTTGagttcagggttctctcctgggacagcatgccaaacctactaacattatcaagcaatatttaagtTGAACTCtcaaaattattgtttaaaaaaactgaatttcaTCAACACCTGCTGTTGTGGAGGGTCATACAGGTATTGAAAACTAGCAGGTAttgttttaaaggaatagttgacccaaaaaaaaGGAAACCTctgttatttactcatccttgacttttttttttaaaccggtTTGaacttattttttctgttgaacacaaaaaaaaatggaattttaaaaaaagtttcatacaaatatcaatattttgtttgataaaaaccaaaacacaaatactatgaaagtcaatagttaaagTTTTTCAGCATTATTTGGTACATCTTATTTAGTGTTTTACTGAACCGCAAAAgccaaagtgttttgaaacaagtCAAGAACAACccaagttttgggtgaactctctctTTAAGAAGCATGATTCTAATCAGACAAAACTCACTCAAACAAGCATGGCAGCAGCGCAATTCGCTACTGCACATTAGCTGCAAAAACTACAATGAGACAGAAAGAAATCTGCTTGTGACAACTGTCAGTGCAACAGGTTCTTAGGAATGCATTTGTGTCAGATGACCCTGTTTGTTGTGGAGCACGTGCAGAATAGCAAATAACTCCTTTGGCAGAAGATGTTTCACAGTGAGCACAAGAGCTAGCTGTTCCCCTCTGGCCCTTAGGCTGACATAATGGGAGCAGAGCCACCCAGGTCCAGACACAGCTGGGCTCTTACACAAGCACTCAGCTGACATGGACCCGGCTGCCCTAAAAACAAGCCTGCAGCACCACCAATAGCAGTGTCTATATGTGGGAGGACTTAACTCACAGACACAAGTGCATATAAGGCATTCCTCCACTGCAGATTCAGACCTGATAAAGGGGTACTGGTGATTCTCACGTGACTTTACATGGGATGGCATTCGGAGAGTGTGGATAGTTATTTCAGGGGCCAAGTGACCGTGGAAGGTGACTAGGCCACTCAAAAAGGAAGGAGGCTGCAGACATCCATTGCAGTTCAATGCAATAacatgcaccttttgtaaagctgctttggaatgataattattgtgaaaagtgctagacaaaaaaaaaggaaattgaaTATCGCAAACGTAAATTGAAGCATGGAATATGGTATATCCACTGAGAAGTGAGAGTACCACTTGGTGTGTCCTTGGAGATCTTGCCTAACCCAGCACATCTGCTCCTGTGCCAACTGTCCTTTGTGGCAAACAGCAGGAGAGGCCAATCTGTAAGGTCAGAATTGTTTGGCTGAGCTGGCGTCTCAAACAAATAGTGCGACAACACAAAAGGAAAGTTACCAGCGGCTCTGATTGTCCATGGATACGGGTACACTCACATTTCCTGGTACAACCCTGTCTCAGACTTCCTGTTCTTGCAATTTCTTGTGCTCTAGACTAACACTAAAATAGGCTACATTTGCACAATGTAGACCCAaaactgaaactttttttttccatgcgccatgtataaagttttacatttacacaacgTTTGTTTTTAAAGTCACCTGTGTTTACACGTACTTGAAAACGTCCAAAAAGTATGCATTACATATGCTTGGCCAGTATTTGGTCACGGTCACCTAGCGGTGGGCATAGTGAGGCttaatgaaacactgaaacagttgaaGCAAATGTGTTGAAGCTTCAAAACCAGTCTCTACAGTGACGGTGGTCATTTtttctggaacagcttcagcaaataaacagaattatacCCCACGTTGTAGAACTAAGGTTTCAAGCGATTAAGTCGAGCAGTGAGAGTTCATGTTCatggggtcaccaaacttgttcctggaggtcctggtgtcctgcagattttagctccaaccctaatcaaacacacctgaacaagctaattaaggtcttactaggtatacttgaaacacccaggcaggagtgtctccaggaatgagattggtgacccctgatgtatagTATACAGAGATAATGGGTTCGAATCAGGGGTGATGAacttaaagtatttaaaaacgTATAACTATATGTAATGCGTTTTAACATTGGTCAAACATCTGAATAAATGTTTTCGTCAAAAAATTAGCACAATAAATCAAGTCACGATTTCTGAGCATTTGTACAAGTCCGGATTCGAACTCAGGAcatttgcagcacagttactCTGTGCACACGCATAGTGCACTAGACTAAATGAGAGAGATTTTTCTGACCATATCAATCAAACACAGATTCGACAGGTCTTAAAATGCTtctgaaatgatcaatgctttgaCTTGATTCAGTCACATGACGTGGATGTTTCGGATCATGTTTTAGGATCTCGACAATGACGAAACGTTAGTTTTGCGTCAGTCATCCCAACTGTCACCTAGTTAATAAACAGTATGTGACGATATGCCATCAGTTGCtctgcacttgtgtgtgtgtgtgtgtgtgtgtgtgtgtgtgtgtgtgtgtgtgtgtataatttgcTGTGTGTGTAAGAGGAGTCTCTGCCGTTGgttgtaatgtgaagtaaataCACATGTTGCTGATGAATTTGTGTTTTTTCGCGATTGCCATTTTCAGGTGTTTACACTgacactaaggcccaatcccaattctatttttgtacccctatccctttaaacagaatgtgaagGGGGAGGGCTTCAAAATTGACCCTTAAGAAAAAGGACACCACAACACCACCTGCACACGTCAGCACATGTCATCGtgatctcttacttcatatgagatcagatgatcgtGACTgttgtagtgattccagttgtgcttttttttatatttatcttaaggaaatcactgaaggcatatatcatgttatcataataatctaatatttatctatgtaaacacacaaaagcaACATGAACATAATAGCAGACACAGTAAAAAGctaattcccagccactagacttttctgacagggtattcgattGTCATTGAGTGACAATGTTGTGGGACAgctacaggagttattattagggactatagatagcaaaattttgcagtttttaatttagcgcttttttcttttctttttttttttcttttgtaaaagcatgacggtaaaacacaaacgtggtaatgaatatattaaaatgcatgtttgtttgtttgtaaaaattcgtaataatgacaaaaaaaattctaatttgtggatctccttacatCCAGATAGAGCtatgctgccgttgtggctggtgtattctgggatatTCAGGGGTatctactagggatgtaacggtattgtaaataccgtcataccgcaatattaaattttttcgatattaccgaagtcgcatgactcggtaaaactataggtcttctgagaaaatttgctcaggcgaatgaagcgaacgggaggtagctgaaacttcatttcccatcagccccggcgtggccataatcctttgcggtctgttgtcgctaccgatccagtaatgcggaaatggagtgtgctgctagtagcggagatgaaaaaaagatggaaatgatcgaacctaaagcgggtgttgtcgccgcgcgcgtgctgaatagcggtgctgtcgcgcgcgttctgatcagctgtgttgtggcgcgcgtattgtaaagcgccgagggggggttgagcgcgcatactcaagagagatgttgtcgcgcgcctactgaagggctggactggacggaggttgtgtcgcgtcgcgggggcacttttgatcgttttggaagggcattttctatccaagactaaaaagggcatgtgcactgcacaggttgagccctatgtgtgcacgtgcctgcaagttggggaatacgactaataacagtcatggggactgcagaaacacagcacactgttcagattgatgcagacattgacttgtaccgcaaagagacctctatctcactcatggtttgtcctctcaagtgggggaaagacaatgcacaacgttaccccactgctgtcaacatgggccaagtcatatctctgtcccagaaacctcagtcccaaatgagaggggttttttctgttgcaggggacattg from the Danio rerio strain Tuebingen ecotype United States chromosome 17, GRCz12tu, whole genome shotgun sequence genome contains:
- the fbxo34 gene encoding F-box only protein 34, with product MPQKCETISYCNPTPYREPRLRASNSPAVWRLNNMHLKPYPKPQDKEIHRESVRDATRGLHADQQGVLRKEWGVHQSCGLMGSPGNGTANRCPLGVISPNTLRCNTNSGSNVPTRVSGARKSKSLPITTFTSSLVLLSPSTGLENEGSLGIYQGEDEEGSLDIWAVIKPGNTKEKIAIFASQMCSSTCDSVIDDGSETEAIAPELRTASVKNKGCWDVDCSLPKRRRRSENPDKLKILEPLSPKLEMHNVLQQEAHCENINPCQGLAEDAVKTEGEEDEKTVSVVEMVAYLEQMANDQQIGSKSPSLRSTSTIILSKVGSITQPDEQQSKAKEQLEVQEEEGESIRVLDMVAKLESQCLNRQNLRENGGELSRNNSLRRKVGRVLLAGSEPYPLQSQPVSPTDPQDSGVESVPQELGSDFDKRSSQIKTLELIEITKCELDICAPEEKETSCIARLETCTAVETVNNLQSSPKDASSESSEEPLPGMLFFAKSSPQPPKAQHLPSLKSRSLNKEPSRIHKLPVDIKASFTEEIRDELASEIQNHRIFEETESRETCLVSQEPVPFPLRRLVSHEFLETRFKIQLLLEPQQYMAFLPHHIIVKIFCLLPTESLAALKCTCHYFKCIIESYGVRPADSRWVIDPRYKDDPCKQCKKRYDRGDVSLCRWHHKPYCQSLPYGPGYWMCCRRSHKDSLGCNVGLHDNRWVPAFHSINVPIYKRSRDTDEDS